From Oncorhynchus keta strain PuntledgeMale-10-30-2019 unplaced genomic scaffold, Oket_V2 Un_contig_7637_pilon_pilon, whole genome shotgun sequence, a single genomic window includes:
- the LOC127926478 gene encoding kelch-like protein 1: protein MSTSGSSSLRKDFDVKQILRSRWRWFGHPAVPPPHNPPLGDFFTGRGAGASPGEYQSPSVSVCSTSNGTGTGNNCIVAVGTSGNGSCSGDSSCNANNCKFTDNSVGSPTDNLPVTAFAAAAAGHSSCPRSFSQPEWVTRLSVSHSLPVTDIERPADGSSLLQPAVPEASVPVAEEETGLTGTESNNNRDDTASSSCRYEENELSLLSPLGALT, encoded by the coding sequence ATGTCAACCAGCGGCTCCTCTTCTCTGCGGAAAGACTTCGATGTGAAGCAGATCCTCCGGAGTCGATGGAGGTGGTTCGGTCACCCGGCTGTTCCCCCGCCCCACAACCCCCCGCTAGGAGACTTCTTTACCGGGAGAGGAGCAGGGGCCAGCCCCGGAGAGTACCAGAGCCCCTCTGTTAGTGTCTGTTCTACCAGTAACGGAACCGGTACAGGAAATAATTGCATAGTAGCAGTTGGAACTAGCGGTAACGGTAGTTGTAGTGGTGATAGTTCATGCAACGCCAATAACTGCAAGTTTACGGATAATTCTGTTGGGAGTCCCACTGATAACCTCCCGGTAACAGCGTTTGCAGCCGCGGCAGCTGGACATTCCTCTTGTCCGCGGTCCTTCAGCCAACCGGAGTGGGTCACCCggttgtctgtctctcactctctgccggTAACAGACATAGAGCGCCCCGCGGACGGCTCATCGCTCCTCCAACCGGCGGTACCTGAGGCGTCTGTTCCCGTGGCTGAAGAGGAGACGGGACTGACCGGAACCGAGAGTAATAATAACCGCGACGACACTGCCTCCAGCTCCTGCAGGTATGAGGAGAATGAGTTGAGCTTGTTGTCTCCTCTCGGTGCTTTAACGTAG